A genomic window from Flintibacter sp. KGMB00164 includes:
- a CDS encoding ATP-binding cassette domain-containing protein produces MGKLEMKNLTKTFNPGTVNEKTALSGLSLTVEDGDFITIVGSNGAGKSTLFHAIAGVFYVDGGSIVLDGEDITYKPEYRRSREMGRLFQDPMRGTAPHMTIEENLALAYLRTAKHQNAFFSRTSKADRAFFRDQLARLDMGLEDRMRQPVGLLSGGQRQALTLLMSTMVPPKVLLLDEHTAALDPGTAEKVLEITKQVVREHKITTLMVTHNMHQALELGNRTLMMDRGRVVFDVAGEERSTLTVDDLLAKFRQGAGKELDNDRILLS; encoded by the coding sequence ATGGGTAAGCTGGAGATGAAGAATCTGACCAAGACCTTTAACCCCGGAACCGTCAACGAAAAGACGGCTTTATCCGGGTTGAGTCTAACGGTAGAAGATGGAGACTTTATTACCATCGTGGGCTCCAACGGCGCAGGAAAATCCACCCTGTTTCATGCCATCGCCGGCGTGTTCTATGTGGATGGCGGCTCCATTGTGCTGGATGGGGAGGATATTACTTACAAGCCGGAGTACCGGCGCAGCCGGGAAATGGGCCGTCTGTTTCAGGACCCCATGCGGGGCACGGCTCCCCATATGACCATTGAGGAGAATTTGGCGCTGGCCTATCTCCGTACCGCCAAGCACCAGAACGCCTTTTTCAGCCGCACCAGCAAGGCGGACCGGGCTTTTTTCCGGGATCAGCTGGCCCGGCTGGACATGGGGCTGGAAGACCGGATGCGCCAGCCGGTGGGGTTGCTCTCCGGTGGACAGCGCCAGGCTCTGACGCTGCTGATGTCTACCATGGTGCCGCCCAAGGTGCTGCTTCTGGACGAGCACACCGCCGCTCTGGACCCGGGCACTGCAGAGAAGGTGCTGGAGATCACCAAGCAGGTGGTCCGGGAGCACAAGATCACCACCCTGATGGTGACCCACAACATGCACCAGGCCCTGGAGCTGGGCAACCGCACCCTGATGATGGATCGGGGACGGGTGGTGTTTGACGTGGCAGGGGAGGAGCGCAGCACCCTCACCGTGGACGACCTGCTGGCGAAATTCCGCCAGGGAGCGGGAAAAGAGCTGGATAACGACCGAATCCTGCTTTCCTAA
- a CDS encoding ABC transporter permease, with protein sequence MACPLRGAIAVVTVLQTALEAGFVYAPVALALFLSFSILNIADMTTDGAFVLGSAVSAMMCLAGHPILALPAGMLAAALAGFVTAFLQTKLSVPSILAGIITNIGLYSINLMVMGKSNQSLFMADTIYTMANEAGFAGSWYKLAVTAGIVIVVAVLLVLFLGTRLGLSIRATGDNADMVRASSINPTFTITVGLCVANALTGLSGAMVAQYSTFADVNSGTGMVVLALAALVIGETLIGKSSMARGVVGVIAGSIIYRCIYAAALRFNVPADYMKLVSAIIVGAAIAAPAVRRWTAFQMQKRRAIAARKEEQ encoded by the coding sequence ATGGCCTGTCCATTGAGAGGAGCGATTGCTGTGGTTACCGTACTTCAAACCGCACTGGAAGCGGGCTTTGTCTATGCGCCGGTGGCGCTGGCTCTGTTTCTCAGTTTTTCCATTTTAAACATTGCCGATATGACCACAGATGGGGCTTTCGTTCTGGGTAGTGCAGTGTCGGCTATGATGTGCCTGGCAGGTCACCCGATCCTGGCTCTGCCTGCCGGAATGCTGGCCGCGGCGCTGGCCGGATTTGTGACGGCGTTTCTTCAGACAAAGTTGTCTGTTCCATCTATTTTGGCGGGAATCATTACCAATATTGGCCTGTACAGCATCAATCTGATGGTGATGGGAAAGAGCAATCAATCCTTGTTTATGGCCGATACCATCTACACCATGGCCAATGAGGCCGGCTTTGCCGGAAGCTGGTATAAGCTGGCAGTGACAGCGGGAATTGTGATTGTGGTGGCAGTTCTGCTGGTGCTGTTTTTGGGGACCCGGCTGGGACTGTCCATCCGGGCTACCGGTGACAATGCAGATATGGTGCGGGCTTCCTCCATCAATCCCACCTTTACGATTACCGTCGGTCTGTGTGTAGCCAATGCTTTGACCGGCCTGTCCGGCGCGATGGTGGCCCAGTACAGCACCTTCGCCGATGTGAACAGCGGAACCGGCATGGTGGTGCTGGCTCTGGCCGCCTTGGTCATCGGCGAGACCCTCATCGGAAAGAGTTCTATGGCTCGCGGTGTGGTGGGCGTCATCGCAGGCAGCATCATCTATCGCTGCATCTACGCAGCCGCCCTGCGCTTTAATGTTCCCGCCGACTACATGAAGCTGGTCTCCGCCATCATCGTGGGCGCCGCCATTGCCGCTCCGGCCGTGCGCCGCTGGACTGCATTCCAGATGCAGAAGCGTCGGGCCATTGCTGCAAGAAAGGAGGAGCAGTAA
- a CDS encoding ABC transporter substrate-binding protein, translated as MKKNNVVKKFAALSLSCAMALSLAACSGGNAGTSNSSGSGNTSGSGNGDGYKIAVVRQLDHASMNEIRDAITAELDAKEKELGVEIEYKDFNGNNDTSTLAQIGAEIIAGGYDAIVPIGTLAAQQMASTAQQTQTPVIYGTVSYPEVAKLTGIPYVTGTSDALNVELLLDMMLAQNPEVKTVGLLYSTSEVNSAPAIEDAKEYLDAKGISYIEKTGNTSDEIIAAVSSMLDQVDAVFTPTDNVVQAAELAIAPMLAEAGIPHYAGADSFVRNGAFATCGVNYTDLGTQTADLALQVLQTGEFPDFITVSGDIITVNTDTAKTLGIDYSMFSDMGSQVVEVQTTQD; from the coding sequence ATGAAAAAGAACAACGTGGTCAAGAAGTTTGCGGCTCTGTCTCTGTCCTGTGCCATGGCATTGTCTCTGGCGGCCTGCTCCGGCGGCAACGCTGGAACGTCCAATTCCTCTGGATCTGGGAACACCTCTGGCTCCGGAAATGGGGATGGATATAAGATCGCGGTGGTTCGCCAGCTGGACCATGCGTCCATGAATGAGATCCGGGACGCCATTACCGCTGAGCTGGATGCCAAGGAAAAGGAACTGGGCGTGGAGATCGAGTACAAGGACTTCAACGGCAACAACGATACTTCCACTCTGGCTCAGATTGGCGCGGAGATCATCGCCGGCGGCTATGATGCTATCGTTCCCATTGGTACGCTGGCAGCTCAGCAGATGGCCTCTACCGCCCAGCAGACCCAGACCCCGGTGATTTACGGCACGGTCAGCTACCCCGAGGTAGCCAAACTGACTGGCATTCCCTACGTCACCGGCACCAGTGACGCGCTGAATGTAGAGTTGCTGCTGGATATGATGTTGGCCCAGAATCCCGAGGTCAAGACCGTGGGCCTGCTGTACTCCACCTCTGAGGTAAACAGTGCTCCTGCTATTGAGGACGCCAAGGAATACCTGGACGCCAAGGGTATCTCCTATATTGAAAAGACCGGCAACACCTCTGACGAGATTATCGCCGCGGTCAGCTCCATGCTGGATCAGGTAGACGCAGTCTTTACTCCCACCGACAATGTGGTGCAGGCGGCTGAGCTGGCCATCGCTCCCATGCTGGCTGAGGCGGGGATTCCCCACTATGCGGGCGCGGACTCCTTTGTCCGCAATGGCGCTTTTGCCACCTGCGGCGTGAACTACACCGACCTGGGTACTCAGACCGCTGACCTGGCTCTCCAGGTGCTCCAGACCGGCGAGTTCCCTGACTTCATCACTGTCTCCGGCGACATTATCACCGTGAACACCGATACCGCTAAGACCCTGGGCATCGATTACTCCATGTTCTCTGACATGGGTTCCCAGGTGGTAGAGGTTCAGACCACCCAGGATTAA
- the tuf gene encoding elongation factor Tu, with amino-acid sequence MAKQKFERTKPHVNIGTIGHVDHGKTTLTAAITKYLAMQGKAQFEDYASIDKAPEEKERGITINTAHVEYETDARHYAHVDCPGHADYIKNMITGAAQMDGAILVIAATDGPMAQTKEHILLARQVGVPAIVVFLNKCDQVDDEELLELVEMEVRETLDKYEFPGDEIPIIKGSALNALVSESNDPNAPEYACIKELMDAVDSYIPTPARNEDLPFLMPVEDVFTISGRGTVATGRVERGVIKTGETVEIVGLSEEKKSTVVTGLEMFRKTLDYAEAGDNVGALLRGIAKTDIERGQVLCKPGSIHPHTKFVGQVYVLTKEEGGRHTPFFNNYRPQFYFRTTDVTGIITLPEGTEMCMPGDNVDMKVELITPIAIEKGLRFAIREGGRTVGSGAVIEIEE; translated from the coding sequence ATGGCTAAGCAGAAATTCGAGCGTACCAAGCCCCATGTCAACATCGGCACCATCGGCCACGTTGACCACGGCAAGACCACTCTGACCGCCGCCATCACCAAGTACCTGGCTATGCAGGGCAAGGCTCAGTTCGAGGACTACGCCAGCATCGACAAGGCTCCCGAGGAGAAGGAGCGCGGCATCACCATCAACACCGCTCACGTTGAGTATGAGACTGACGCCCGTCACTATGCTCACGTTGACTGCCCGGGCCACGCCGACTATATCAAGAACATGATCACCGGCGCTGCTCAGATGGACGGTGCTATCCTGGTTATCGCTGCTACCGACGGCCCCATGGCTCAGACCAAGGAGCACATCCTGCTGGCCCGTCAGGTGGGCGTGCCCGCCATCGTCGTGTTCCTGAACAAGTGCGATCAGGTCGACGACGAGGAGCTGCTGGAGCTGGTCGAGATGGAGGTCCGCGAGACTCTGGACAAGTACGAGTTCCCCGGCGACGAGATCCCCATCATCAAGGGTTCCGCTCTGAACGCTCTGGTTTCCGAGTCCAACGATCCCAACGCTCCCGAGTATGCTTGCATCAAGGAGCTGATGGACGCTGTTGACAGCTATATCCCCACTCCCGCCCGTAACGAGGATCTGCCCTTCCTGATGCCCGTTGAGGACGTGTTCACCATCTCTGGCCGTGGTACCGTTGCTACCGGCCGTGTGGAGCGTGGCGTGATCAAGACTGGTGAGACCGTGGAGATCGTCGGCCTGTCCGAGGAGAAGAAGTCCACCGTCGTGACCGGTCTGGAGATGTTCCGCAAGACCCTGGATTACGCTGAGGCTGGTGATAACGTCGGCGCCCTGCTGCGTGGTATCGCCAAGACCGATATCGAGCGTGGCCAGGTTCTGTGTAAGCCCGGCTCCATTCACCCCCACACCAAGTTCGTGGGCCAGGTGTACGTGCTGACCAAGGAAGAGGGCGGCCGTCACACTCCCTTCTTCAACAACTATCGTCCTCAGTTCTACTTCCGTACCACCGACGTGACCGGCATCATCACCCTGCCCGAGGGCACCGAGATGTGCATGCCTGGCGATAACGTCGACATGAAGGTCGAGCTGATCACCCCCATCGCCATCGAGAAGGGCCTGCGTTTCGCTATCCGTGAGGGTGGCCGCACCGTGGGTTCCGGCGCTGTTATTGAGATCGAGGAGTAA
- the fusA gene encoding elongation factor G, which produces MPRKVSLQNTRNIGIMAHIDAGKTTTTERILYYTGVNYKIGETHEGTATMDWMAQEQERGITITSAATTCYWTGTKNQFPQTRLNIIDTPGHVDFTVEVQRSLRVLDGSVTVMCAKGGVEPQSETVWRQADDYKVPRMIYVNKMDIMGADFYNVLNMIHDRLKCNAVPIQLPIGKEETFKGIIDLVEMDADIYYDDLGKDMRVEEIPADMMELAQEYRTKLLDACADVDEEIMMLVLEEQPVPQDMIRRAIRKATIDNLMVPVVCGTSYKNKGVQKLLDAIVDYLPSPVDIPAIKGVNPETEEEEERHSEDEGPFSALAFKIATDPYVGRLSFVRVYSGVLTTGTTVLNSTKKQKERIGRILQMHANHREDIECCYSGDICAVIGLKNSTTGDTLCDEKHPIILESMDFPEPVIRVAIEPKTKAGQEKMGIALMKLAEEDPTFKTYTDEETGQTIIAGMGELHLEIIVDRLLREYKVEANVGAPQVAYKETIKKSVEQDTKYARQSGGKGQYGHVRITVEPNESGKGYEFLNEITGGVIPKEYIPAVDAGIQGAMQAGVLAGYPVVDVKVHLTFGSYHEVDSSEMAFKIAGSMAFKEACRKAQPILLEPMMKVSVIAPDEYLGNVIGDLNSRRGQIQGQESRPGATQIDALVPLANMFGYATDLRSSTQGRGQYSMEPHSYVEIPKSIAEKIIAERGRSQE; this is translated from the coding sequence ATGCCTAGAAAAGTTTCTTTGCAGAATACCCGAAACATTGGCATCATGGCTCACATCGATGCTGGTAAGACCACTACTACCGAGCGTATCCTTTACTACACCGGCGTAAACTACAAGATCGGCGAGACCCACGAGGGTACCGCCACCATGGACTGGATGGCTCAGGAGCAGGAGCGCGGCATCACCATCACTTCCGCTGCTACCACCTGTTACTGGACGGGAACCAAGAATCAGTTCCCCCAGACCCGTCTGAACATCATCGACACCCCGGGCCACGTGGACTTCACCGTTGAGGTTCAGCGTTCCCTGCGCGTGCTGGACGGCTCTGTTACCGTCATGTGCGCCAAGGGCGGCGTAGAGCCCCAGTCCGAGACTGTTTGGCGTCAGGCTGACGACTACAAGGTCCCCCGCATGATTTACGTCAACAAGATGGACATCATGGGCGCTGACTTCTACAACGTGCTCAACATGATCCACGACCGTCTGAAGTGTAATGCGGTGCCCATCCAGCTGCCCATCGGCAAGGAAGAGACCTTTAAGGGTATCATCGACCTGGTTGAGATGGACGCGGACATCTACTACGATGACCTGGGCAAGGACATGCGCGTGGAGGAGATCCCCGCTGACATGATGGAGCTGGCTCAGGAGTACCGCACCAAGCTGCTGGACGCCTGCGCTGACGTGGACGAGGAGATTATGATGCTGGTTCTGGAGGAGCAGCCTGTTCCTCAGGACATGATCCGTCGGGCCATCCGTAAGGCCACCATTGATAACCTGATGGTTCCTGTGGTGTGCGGCACCTCTTACAAGAATAAGGGTGTCCAGAAGCTGCTGGATGCTATCGTGGACTATCTGCCTTCTCCTGTTGACATCCCCGCCATCAAGGGCGTCAACCCCGAGACCGAGGAAGAGGAGGAGCGTCACTCCGAGGACGAGGGTCCCTTCTCCGCTCTGGCCTTTAAGATTGCCACCGACCCCTACGTGGGCCGTCTGTCTTTTGTGCGTGTGTACTCCGGCGTTCTGACCACCGGTACCACCGTGCTCAACTCCACCAAGAAGCAGAAGGAGCGCATCGGCCGTATTCTGCAGATGCACGCCAACCACCGTGAGGATATCGAGTGCTGCTATTCCGGCGACATCTGCGCCGTAATCGGCCTGAAGAACTCCACCACCGGTGACACTCTGTGTGATGAGAAGCACCCCATCATTCTGGAGTCCATGGACTTCCCCGAGCCCGTTATCCGCGTGGCTATCGAGCCTAAGACCAAGGCTGGTCAGGAGAAGATGGGCATCGCCCTGATGAAGCTGGCCGAGGAGGATCCCACCTTTAAGACCTACACCGATGAGGAGACCGGTCAGACCATCATCGCCGGCATGGGCGAGCTGCACCTGGAGATCATCGTGGACCGTCTGCTGCGTGAGTACAAGGTCGAGGCCAACGTGGGTGCTCCCCAGGTTGCCTATAAGGAGACCATCAAGAAGAGCGTGGAGCAGGATACCAAGTATGCCCGTCAGTCCGGCGGTAAGGGCCAGTACGGCCACGTCCGCATCACTGTGGAGCCCAACGAGTCCGGTAAGGGCTATGAGTTCCTCAATGAGATCACCGGCGGCGTCATCCCCAAGGAGTATATCCCCGCTGTCGACGCTGGTATCCAGGGTGCCATGCAGGCCGGTGTTCTGGCTGGCTATCCCGTTGTGGACGTGAAGGTCCACCTGACCTTCGGTTCCTACCACGAGGTCGACTCCTCTGAGATGGCCTTTAAGATTGCCGGTTCCATGGCCTTCAAGGAGGCCTGCCGCAAGGCTCAGCCCATCTTGCTGGAGCCTATGATGAAGGTTTCTGTCATTGCTCCCGACGAGTACCTGGGCAACGTCATCGGCGACCTGAACAGCCGCCGCGGACAGATCCAGGGCCAGGAGAGCCGTCCCGGCGCTACCCAGATCGACGCTCTGGTGCCTCTGGCCAACATGTTTGGCTATGCTACCGACCTGCGTTCTTCTACTCAGGGCCGTGGCCAGTACTCCATGGAGCCCCACAGCTATGTGGAGATTCCCAAGAGCATTGCTGAGAAGATCATTGCCGAGCGCGGCCGCAGCCAGGAGTAA
- the rpsG gene encoding 30S ribosomal protein S7 — protein sequence MPRRGNVPKREVLPDPLYNSVLVTKLTNSIMLDGKKGVAQKVVYGAFDIIKEKTGKEPMEVYTQALENIMPSLEVKARRVGGATYQVPIEVRPERRQTLGLRWLTSYARSRGEKTMKERLAGEIMDAANNLGGAVKKREDTHKMAESNKAFAHYRW from the coding sequence GTGCCCAGAAGAGGAAATGTACCCAAGCGGGAGGTTCTGCCCGATCCGCTGTATAACTCCGTTTTGGTTACCAAGCTTACCAACAGCATCATGCTGGATGGCAAGAAGGGCGTGGCTCAGAAGGTGGTCTACGGTGCCTTCGATATCATCAAGGAGAAGACCGGTAAGGAGCCCATGGAGGTTTACACTCAGGCTCTGGAGAACATCATGCCCTCCCTGGAGGTCAAGGCCCGCCGTGTGGGCGGCGCTACCTACCAGGTGCCTATTGAAGTTCGTCCCGAGCGCCGTCAGACCCTGGGTCTGCGCTGGCTGACCAGCTATGCCCGCAGCCGCGGCGAGAAGACCATGAAGGAGCGTCTGGCTGGCGAGATCATGGATGCTGCCAACAACCTTGGCGGCGCCGTGAAGAAGCGCGAGGACACCCACAAGATGGCCGAGTCCAACAAGGCCTTCGCTCACTATCGCTGGTAA
- the rpsL gene encoding 30S ribosomal protein S12: MPTFNQLVRKGREQVTYKSTSPALQHGLNTLKNRQTDLPSPQKRGVCTAVRTSTPKKPNSALRKIARVRLTNGYEVTAYIPGVGHNLQEHSVVMIRGGRVKDLPGVRYHIIRGTLDTQGVNGRMQARSKYGAKRPKAGKKK; encoded by the coding sequence ATGCCTACTTTTAATCAGCTGGTTCGCAAGGGCCGCGAGCAGGTGACCTATAAGTCCACTTCTCCCGCCCTCCAGCACGGCCTGAACACCCTGAAGAATCGCCAGACCGATCTGCCTTCTCCCCAGAAGAGAGGTGTCTGCACTGCCGTTCGTACTTCTACTCCTAAGAAGCCGAACTCCGCTCTGCGTAAGATCGCCCGTGTGCGTCTGACCAACGGCTACGAGGTCACCGCTTATATCCCTGGCGTGGGCCACAACCTGCAGGAGCACTCCGTGGTTATGATCCGCGGCGGCCGTGTTAAGGACCTGCCCGGTGTGCGTTACCACATCATCCGCGGCACTCTGGATACCCAGGGCGTCAACGGCCGTATGCAGGCTCGTTCCAAGTACGGTGCCAAGCGTCCCAAGGCCGGTAAGAAGAAGTAA
- a CDS encoding ribosomal L7Ae/L30e/S12e/Gadd45 family protein: MIEQLKQENKVVGAKQTRRALKDHRAKRVYMAQDADPRILQPLVQEAVRQQVPLEQVSTMKALGEACGIAVGAAIAALV; encoded by the coding sequence ATGATCGAGCAACTCAAGCAGGAAAACAAGGTGGTGGGTGCCAAGCAGACCCGCCGGGCCTTGAAGGACCACCGGGCCAAACGTGTGTATATGGCCCAGGACGCAGACCCCCGTATTCTCCAGCCTCTGGTACAGGAGGCGGTGCGCCAGCAGGTGCCCCTGGAGCAGGTGAGCACCATGAAGGCACTGGGGGAGGCCTGCGGGATCGCTGTGGGTGCGGCCATCGCCGCCCTGGTGTGA
- a CDS encoding ferredoxin produces MTVHVNDNCIGCGLCVNMCGNVFLMTEGGVAAARDEIFPEQEAPAQEAAESCPVQAIEIRE; encoded by the coding sequence TTGACCGTCCATGTCAACGACAACTGCATCGGCTGCGGCCTGTGTGTCAACATGTGCGGCAACGTCTTTCTGATGACAGAGGGAGGCGTAGCCGCTGCCCGGGACGAGATCTTCCCGGAACAGGAGGCCCCTGCTCAGGAAGCCGCGGAGAGCTGCCCTGTTCAAGCCATTGAGATTCGTGAGTAA
- a CDS encoding transglutaminase domain-containing protein: MRKMICAVMAALMLLSTGCSSMLNRDYSSVTVHSATPTAEGDANTMRVQNYQELVNALIYLINQGEESGSIRYSGEEADFKKLMDEACLEVKQEDPLGAYAVDYIKYSVISIVGSYEADVQITYRRTREQVASIVDATGAAAIRSELSRALSSFDTEVVLRISYFEEDEAYIQQLVRQAYLSNPATALDFPDAQVAMYPESGQQRIVEVTLTYHQSLQTLESWRNSLSREAERICQPLTELTIKEKLDGITGTLQSLGAYSAQGGSTAYDALLGGGGDSQGVALAFSLLCRQVGITCSVVDGQKNGQSHFWNVVQTASGYRHVDLSRTGNVAYNVDQTMTQQGYVWDTQQVPACN, encoded by the coding sequence ATGCGAAAGATGATTTGTGCTGTTATGGCCGCCCTGATGCTCTTGAGCACAGGGTGTTCCTCCATGCTCAACCGGGACTACTCCTCGGTCACCGTTCACAGCGCCACCCCGACTGCCGAGGGCGACGCAAATACCATGCGGGTGCAGAACTACCAGGAGTTGGTCAATGCGCTCATCTACCTCATTAACCAGGGGGAGGAGAGCGGTTCCATCCGTTACTCCGGAGAAGAAGCGGACTTCAAAAAGCTGATGGATGAAGCCTGCCTGGAGGTGAAACAGGAGGATCCTTTGGGAGCCTACGCGGTGGATTACATCAAGTACAGCGTCATCTCCATCGTGGGCAGCTATGAGGCCGACGTGCAGATCACCTACCGCCGCACCCGGGAACAGGTGGCCTCCATCGTAGACGCCACGGGAGCCGCTGCCATTCGCAGCGAGCTGAGCCGCGCCCTGTCCTCCTTTGACACTGAGGTGGTGCTGCGCATCAGCTACTTTGAGGAGGATGAGGCATACATCCAGCAGCTGGTGCGGCAGGCCTACCTCTCCAATCCGGCCACGGCGCTGGATTTTCCCGATGCCCAGGTGGCCATGTACCCAGAAAGCGGCCAGCAGCGGATCGTGGAAGTTACTCTGACCTACCACCAGTCTCTGCAGACGCTGGAGAGCTGGCGCAATTCCCTCTCCCGGGAGGCGGAGCGTATCTGCCAGCCATTGACGGAGCTGACCATCAAAGAAAAGCTGGATGGAATTACCGGTACCCTGCAATCCTTGGGGGCGTATTCTGCCCAGGGGGGAAGTACTGCTTATGACGCCCTGCTGGGCGGAGGCGGAGACAGCCAGGGCGTGGCGCTGGCCTTCAGTCTGCTTTGCCGTCAGGTGGGGATCACCTGCTCTGTGGTGGATGGGCAGAAGAATGGACAGAGTCACTTCTGGAACGTGGTGCAGACCGCTTCGGGTTACCGACATGTGGATCTGAGCCGCACAGGGAATGTGGCCTATAACGTAGATCAGACCATGACGCAGCAGGGGTATGTCTGGGATACCCAGCAGGTCCCTGCCTGCAATTGA
- a CDS encoding lactate utilization protein — protein MADMERVRKNLEERGFQTSCFATAKEAADYLDAQIDGATVGIGGSMTIQAMGLSERLSKHNEVIWHWEGGELRRAMLADVYLTSVNGLAETGEIVNIDGNCNRVAASMFGPKRVYYVVGCNKIAPDFEKALWRARNVAAPKNAQRLGKKTPCAVKADRCYDCKSPERICRGLSVLWRKPTGFEQAEVVLIEEELGM, from the coding sequence ATGGCGGACATGGAACGTGTAAGAAAGAATCTGGAGGAGCGGGGCTTTCAGACCAGCTGCTTTGCCACGGCCAAGGAGGCGGCAGACTATCTGGACGCCCAGATCGACGGGGCTACGGTGGGCATCGGCGGCTCCATGACCATTCAGGCCATGGGACTGTCGGAACGCCTGTCCAAGCACAATGAAGTGATCTGGCACTGGGAGGGGGGCGAGTTGCGCCGGGCCATGCTGGCCGACGTGTACCTCACCTCGGTGAACGGCCTGGCGGAGACGGGCGAGATCGTCAACATCGACGGTAACTGTAACCGGGTAGCCGCTTCCATGTTTGGTCCCAAGCGGGTCTATTATGTGGTGGGCTGCAACAAGATCGCCCCCGATTTTGAAAAAGCCCTGTGGCGGGCACGAAATGTGGCTGCCCCCAAGAATGCGCAGCGTCTGGGGAAAAAGACGCCCTGCGCCGTCAAGGCGGACCGCTGCTACGACTGTAAGAGTCCCGAACGCATCTGCCGGGGCCTGAGCGTCCTGTGGAGAAAGCCCACCGGCTTTGAACAGGCAGAAGTGGTACTGATCGAGGAAGAACTGGGTATGTGA
- a CDS encoding YitT family protein codes for MSKVTVKKTAEAYFWITFGSILYAVGFDWFYTPNAIGFGGITGVGQVVNAYLPIIPIGIFVLVINIPLFVLGWKYIGGHLLVTSLYSMALSSVAVDVIDWMFDFAPMDRMLAAICGGAVIGLALGIIFVKGATTGGTDLIARLVKLKLPWAPMGKLLLVIDLAVIVLVAIAFGDVTAALYGVIAQVVSAYVTDAVLYGMDTAKVAYIISDRAQAVSDVIVRDLDRGVTVLRGEGAYSGSEKRVLMCAFKQKEIVTLKEMIFEIDKNAFIIVCNAHEVTGNGFKTYRKDAV; via the coding sequence ATGAGTAAAGTTACAGTAAAAAAGACGGCGGAGGCCTATTTCTGGATCACCTTTGGATCCATTTTGTATGCCGTTGGCTTTGACTGGTTCTACACCCCCAACGCCATCGGCTTTGGTGGCATCACCGGTGTGGGCCAGGTGGTCAACGCCTATTTGCCCATCATCCCCATCGGTATTTTCGTGCTGGTCATCAACATCCCCCTGTTTGTGCTGGGCTGGAAGTATATCGGCGGCCACCTGCTGGTCACCTCGCTGTACTCCATGGCCCTGTCCTCGGTAGCGGTGGACGTGATCGACTGGATGTTTGATTTTGCACCCATGGACCGTATGCTGGCCGCCATCTGCGGCGGTGCGGTGATCGGTCTGGCTCTGGGCATTATCTTTGTCAAAGGAGCCACAACCGGCGGCACCGACCTGATCGCCCGCCTGGTGAAATTAAAGCTGCCCTGGGCGCCCATGGGCAAGCTGCTGCTGGTTATCGATCTGGCAGTCATCGTGCTGGTAGCCATCGCCTTTGGCGATGTGACCGCCGCTCTGTACGGCGTGATCGCCCAGGTAGTGTCCGCCTACGTGACCGATGCGGTGCTCTACGGCATGGACACCGCCAAGGTGGCTTATATCATCAGCGACCGGGCCCAGGCCGTTTCCGATGTGATCGTGCGGGACCTGGACCGTGGCGTGACGGTGCTGCGGGGCGAGGGCGCTTACTCCGGATCGGAGAAGCGGGTGCTCATGTGTGCCTTTAAGCAGAAGGAGATCGTTACCCTGAAGGAAATGATCTTTGAGATCGATAAAAATGCCTTCATTATCGTCTGCAACGCCCACGAGGTGACGGGCAACGGCTTTAAGACTTACCGCAAAGACGCGGTGTAA